The genome window acgagaaggagtcagagagaccagacactgagacgagaaggagtcagagagaccagacactgagacgagaaggagtcagagagaccagacactgaaacagagagacgagaaggagtcagagagaccagacactgagatgagaaggagtcagagagaccagacactgagacgagaaggagtcagagagaccagacactgagacgagaaggagtcagagagaccagacactgagacgagaaggagtcagagagaccagacactgagacagagagatgaggagtcagagagaccagctactgagacagagagactcaggagagccagagagaccagacactgagacagagagacgaggagtcagagagaccagacagagagacgagaaggagtcagagagaccagacactgagacagagagacaaggagtcagagagaccagacactgagacagagagatgaggagtcagagagaccagacactgagacagagagatgagaaggagtcagagagaccagacactgagacgagaaggagtcagagagaccagacactgagacagagagacgaggagaagtcagagagaccagacactgagacgagaaggagtcagagagaccagacactgagacagagagaggaggagtcagagagaccagacactgagacgagaaggagtcagagagaccagacactgaaacagagagacgagaaggagtcagagagaccagacactgagacgagaaggagtcagagagaccagacactgagacagagaggtgaggagtcagagagaccagctactgagacagagagactcaggagagccagagagaccagacactgagacagagagattaggagtcagagagaccagacactgagacagagagatgaggagtcagagagaccagacactgaaacagagagacgagAAGGAGTCAGCGAGACCAGATACTGAGGCAGAGAGACTTAGGAGAGTCAGAAACCACTACAGCGGGAAAGATGCAGGACTAACCGGAGTGCAGGAGGAGCTCCTCTGGTCACAAAGGCTGAGTCTGCAGTGTAGGAAGACATCCCGGTAGTCCCCCTGGTacaggaacagcagagcagagaagcGAGCCCTGAGAGACGAGCTGCTCTCCTCCACCCTCACCTGACGGAATTCAGTCGGACATCTAAGAAACAGGGAGGGTCAGGGTTTAGGTTAGATAACGCAACAAAAAATACACAAACATTAGGGTTTGGTTTCTCAGACACAGAATAAGCCTGGTCCTGGAGTAAAAAGCATCTCAATGGAGAAGCTCCATGTAAAGGGTTGTTAGTCCAGGACCAGacataatctgtgtctgggaaaaccTCCATGTGTTCCTTGAGTGTAAACCAAGACACACATACTTGTTCTGAATGATGTAGTATCGCATGATGTCCTCAGGGTCGGGGGATTGTGTGGCATAGCAGTCCTCCAGAACGACCACGAAACGCTCTGTCTCGGACTCCTCTACGGACACACCCACGTGCAGCACGGAACCCACCGGCAAGGTGACTCGGCCCGCTGGGTAAGCCTTTGTGAAGTTGTCGCTGTGGTACAGAGTCATGTTGGATCCCACTTTGGAGCCCTTACCGACTTGGACATCCTTCAGCCTGTCAAATGGGCAAATAGGAGATTTGGTTAATAAGAGATGTCGTCAGAGATGGTGAAGGACAAACAAAGTGACTTGGGTGAGAAATGCGAGAAATGCACTTTACAGGCTCAGTAAAATGAATCgttaatattattatttataataattctaattaaaataataataatagtaaataCACATTATTGTTGAAGCACTTTTCAAGACACCCAAAGTCACTTTAGATAAGAtaagaaattattattattatagttttaacactattacacagccAGCTTCAACTGAGTATTTTGTTGGAaaaaccagaacaaccagtacaaccagaacaaccagtacaaccagaacaaccagtacaaccagaacaaccagaacaaccagtacaaccagaacaaccagaacaaccagtacaaccagtacaaccagaacaaccagaacaaccagaacaaccagtacaaccagtacaaccagaacaaccagtacaaccagaacaaccagaacaaccagtacaaccagtacaaccactacaaccagaacaaccagaacaaccagaaccaccagtacaaccagaacaaccagtacaaccagtacaaccagaacaaccagtacaaccagaacaaccagaacaaccagaacaaccagaacaaccagtactgTGATGAGTGGACAGAGGAGGTGCAAAACTCTTATATAGTTATCTAAAGGATCATCAAGAACCACAGGTTTGGAGTATAAACTGTCTATACATTAACAGGATACTGACAGTCCGACATGTGTTCGCCTGCATTGTGTTACATTGTGTTACATTATGTTACATTGTGTTACAGggtttggttttagaagtgggggggacataattatTATCATGTTTAAATCCAGTCgtataaacactccaaacagcctacccgactgctcggaggcgtctgcatggtcctaaagtaCACCATTGCCTCGtattgtatcacattccaatgataaaactggggggggggggtcaaaaatgcaatttcagaatgtgggggagggggacatgtccccccccgtcccaagtgaaagttgcgcccctgttgTGTTACATTGTCCATGTTTGACATTGTTTACTGCAACGTCTCCACTTACGACAGGTAGGGTTTGATGGCCACATCCAGGCTGGTCTCTGATTCCAGAGGGTAGGCACAGGAGAAGGGCACGCTCACGGGTCGGCTGAAGGACACGTTGTGAATGTGGTAGATGAATAAACTGTTGGAAAAGATGGCGTCAGTTCCGTTTGTCTGGTGAAAGGGGGAAAAGGGAAGAAGATTAGAAGCCAGGAGAGGACCTCTCCCCAGTCCTCAGAATAATACAATTCTTGGACTATTGTATTTCAGTTCATCTGTTCATCATTTTCTGTTGATGGCAACATGTCTCACAGCAACTGTTCTCTGTTGAAGGTTTCGGTGAGGAACGGGGTGAACGGGTCGGGGTCTGTTCTCACCTCCAGAGTGTTTCCGCAGGTGCCCTCCGTGCGCTCCACCTGGTACCATACCATGCCGCCACGCTCTTCGTGAGCGTTACACCGGGGGTCGGCCAGGTTAGCGGTGGTGGCATCCAGACCAGCGGCCTCCAGGTTAGTCCTGTTGAGACCCACCTGTACCAGGCTCCGCCCACACACTACCGCTGGGTGCAGCAAAACAGGCTCAtctgtaagagagaaagagagcgacagaGGGATGAGAAAAGAAAGACAACGGGAGAGTGTTATTCAAGAACCCCAAATGAAAAGAAGGAATTACAAATTCTCATATGCACTCCTAGAAAAAATGATTtcaaaatggttcttcggctgtttCCATAGGAGAACCCTCTAGGGAAGGGGTTCATCTTGGAACCCAATAggcttctacctggaaccaaaaaagggttcttcaaagggttctcctatgggggcagccaaagaaccattttaggttctagatagcacctttgttTCTAAGATTGTACATAAGTCCTCAAGCAGGTCTTTTCTGAGAACTCACCTGGCCTCTCACACCGCCAAGTGACCCCATCGTTGCTCACGCAGGTCTCCCCCGCTCTGCAGGTACCACACATTGCTTTTGGCGTAGTCGTGGCAACCtgtgactgtgttgttgttgtggtgcgATTGTTGTCTACTGGTGTTCTTGTCGAGGTGACAACATCTACTGGTGATTTTGTCGTAGTGGTGATATTTACGGATGTTTGTGTTGTCGTGGTGATCTTAATAGGTGTTTGTGTTGTCGTGGTGACCTTAACCGGTGTCTGCATTATCGTGGTAATCTTAACAGGTGTTTGCGGTGTTGTGGTGATCTTATCAGGTGTTTGTATTGTCGTGGGTATCGTAACAGGTATTTGTGTTGTTGGGGTGTCTTTTACAGGTGCATTTGTTGTCTTGGTGACCTTTACAGGTGTTTGTGTTGTCGTGGTGATCTTTACAGGTGCTTTTGTTGTCGTGGTGACCTTTACAGGTGCTTTTGTTGTCGTGGTGACCTTTACAGGTGcttttgttgttgtggttgttgttgttgtggtggttgttgttgtggttgttgttgtgactGGTTTTGGTGTTGTGGTGGGAGCTGTCACATCTGGAACAAGGAGTTAAACAGGAGACACAGTTACGAGGGAACATTCATCGCTCATGTTTTGAAAGAACTAGTATGCTGGTATTACCAGAATCATACAATACACCTAtatgaatgaatggatgaatatGCTGAGTACTGTTGATATCTAGGGCCATAAGAAGAACATCATGGTGTATATAACCAGCTGGTGAATGACTAAGCAGTAAACAGTTAAAGAAGTAAATACAATAACTTCAATTCAAAAggcagaacaacaacaacaagtccCACTCAGAACTTGGCAAAGCAGGGGGCGAAACCTTACATGCACAATAGGCGAAGTAGCACCCGGGAGGCATGACCAACTTGTACACAAAGTAGTTCCCAGGGCATGCCTTGACGTGGATGGGCTGAGACTGCACCCAGCAGCAGTCCTCATTGAAGCTGGCGCAGACTGCACTCTGGACAATTTCATCCACCTGCTGGGGGGGAGGAAACGCCAGCCACAAGGGAGCCTGGGTGCCGCACTTGAACGAATCCACGCACTTGTCCGGCATGGACACGCTCTGGTTGCCGATGTACATGCGGTAATAGCCGTCCCAGTGGACGTTGCGGTCGCAGTGCTTGTTGCCCACGACGTTGTTGGTGGAACGCCAGGCGTCGTTCAGGACCGTGTAGATCTTGCAAGGGTTGGCGCACTGCTGGATGCCGTCGACCGTGATGCAGTCCTCCCCGTCGGCGCACTCGTTGAAGCCGCAGGTGAACCGGACATGGGCGAGGTTGGTGTTGGAGGTGGGATAGGAGCGGCGGACACGGCGAGGGGCGTGGTGGTGGTCGTCGGCGGTGTGGCCAGGTAAACAGATGAGGCCGTCGCCGGAGAAGCTCTTCTTACAGGTGCATGTGATGTCACCTGCCATGGGCGAGGTGCGGCAGACGGCTTGTTCGTGACACGCCTCGCAGCTGGTGACAATCGTACCTGTGGGAATATGGGAATATATGGGTTCTTTGTCtttctaggttgagttatcatgataAACCTGTATGGTTTTGATGcctccatttctaggttgagttatcatgatacacctgaatggttttgatgcctccatttctaggttgagttatcatgatacacctgcattgttttgatgcctccatttctaggttgagttatcatgataaacctgcattgttttgatgcctccatttctaggttgagttatcatgataaacctgcattgttttgatgcctccatttctaggttgagttatcatgataaacctgcattgttttgatgcctccatttctaggttgagttatcatgatacacctgaatggttttgatgcctccatttctaggttgagttatcatgatacacctgaatggttttgatgcctccatttctaggttgagttatcatgatacacctgaatggttttgatgcctccatttctaggttgagttatcatgatacacctgcattgttttgatgcctccatttctaggttgagttatcatgatacacctgtatggttttgatgcctccatttctaggttgagttatcatgatacacctgcattgttttgatgcctccatttctaggttgagttatcatgatacacctgaatggttttgatgcctccatttctaggttgagttatcatgatacacctgcattgttttgatgcctccatttctaggttgagttatcatgatacacctgcattgttttgatgcctccatttctaggttgagttatcatgatacacctgaatggttttgatgcctccatttctaggttgagttatcatgatacacctgaatggttttgatgcctccatttctaggttgagttatcatgatacacctgaatggttttgatgcctccatttctaggttgagttatcatgatacacctgcattgttttgatgcctccatttctaggttgagttatcatgatacacctgcattgttttgatgcctccatttctaggttgagttatcatgatacacctgcattgttttgatgcctccatttctaggttgagttatcatgatacacctgcattgttttgatgcctccatttctaggttgagttatcatgatacacctgcattgttttgatgcctccatttctaggttgagttatcatgatacaccTGACTTGTTTTGATGCTTCCATTTTAAGGTTCTGAGACTAAAGAGCAGAGAAAATACAGAAGTCAATTGTGTGGTGGGttgtttaagcaataaggcatgaaggggtgtggtatgtggccaatataccacggctaagggctgttcttaggcacgatgcATCGTGGagctggacacagcccttagccctggtatattggccctatatcacaaaccccagttgtcttattactattataaactggttaccaatgtaattagaggaGTAAAACTagatgttttgtcatacccctggtatacggtctgataaaccacggctgtcagccaatcagcattcagggctcgaaccacccagtttataaaaacTCTATTAAATACTTAGTAAATACAATACTTAATACATGATACATGTATCCCTATACTGTCTAACCAAATATACTTGATCTCTTAATATGGCAGACACTCAATGAGAAAATCTATTTTACAAATTATATATTGTCTGTCATATATAGTATTCATTATGTAATATatattttggacacacctactcattgaagggtctatcttctgtataccacccctaccttgtcacaacacaactgattggctcaaacgcattgagaaggaaagaaattccacaaattaacttttaacaaggtacacctgttaaaacttcttatggctgggggcagtattgagtagcttggatgaataaggtgcccagagtaataTATAGGATAGATTCGGATagcaaacactctgaagtttctaaaactgtttgcatgatgtctgtgagtataacagaactcatatggcaggcaaaaacctgagaataaatccaaccaggaagtgggaaatctgaggtttgtagtttttcaactcattgcctatcgaatatacagtgtctatgggctCATATTGCACTTCCGAAGGCTTCCActagtctttagaaccttgtttcaggcttctactatgaaggaggggggaataagAGCTCTTTTAatcaggtgtctggcatgagctgatcacgcgtgctcccgtgagagcgacctgcgttccattgcatttctaaagacaaaggaattatccggttgaaacattattgaagatttatgttaaaaacatcctaaagattgattctatacttcgtttgacatgtttctacgaactgtaatggcaTTTTTTGGCTTTTCGTCTGACCTGCGcgtcgtgaatttggatttgtgaactcgcgtgaacaaaaaggaggtatttggacattaattatggactttatcgaacaaaacaaacatttattgtggaactgggattcctgggagtgcattctgaggaagatcatcaaaggtaagtgaatatttataacgctgtTTCGGACttttactgactccacaacatggcggatatctgtatggcttatTTTTGTGTCTgtgcgccgtactcagattattacatggtgtgctttttcggtaaagcttttttgaaatctgacacagcggttgcattaaggagaagtttatctaaagttccatgcataacacttgtattttcatcaacatttatgatgagtatttctgtaaattgatgtggctctctgcaaaatcaccggatgttttggaagcaaaacattactgaacgtaacgcgccaatgtaaactgagatttttggatataaatatgaactttatcgaacaaaacatacatgtattgtgtaacatgaagtcctatgagtgtcatctgatgaagatcatcaacggttagtgatgaattttatctctattctgctttttgttactcctctctttggctggaaaaatggctgtgtttttctttgactaggtactgacctaacataaccgtttggtgtgctttcgtcttaaagcctttttgaaatcggacacagtggtgggattaacaacaagtttttcttcaaaatggtgtaaaatacttgtatgtttgaggaattttaattatgagatttctgttgtttgaatttggcgcactgcactttcactggctgttgtcatatcgatcccggtagcgggatctAAGCCATAATaagttttaattgaaatgcattccaagtgactacctcatgaagctggttgagagaatgccaagagtgtgcaaagctgtcatcaaggcaagggaggctactttgaagattcaaaaatatttaatatattttgatttgtttaacacttgttttggttactacatgattccatatgtgttatttcatagttttgatgtcttcactattatcctgcaatgtagaaaatagtaaacatttaaataaaaacttgaatgggtaggtgtgtccaaacctttgactggtactgtaaatattttgatgtattaaatatatagtataattgtgtgtacctgaggtatgtccagctgttgatgtattaaatatacagtataattgtgtgtacctgaggtatgtccagctgttgatgtattaaatatatagtataattctgtgtacctgaggtatgtccagctgctgatgtattaaatatatagtataattgTGTGTACCTGAGGTATGTCCAGCGCTGGACAGAACCAGTAGAGGCACCAGCAAAGCTACCAGGATCATCCTCATCAACAGTAGTTACTTCTACAGGGGCAGAAACGAGGAAcacttattatattatatttatcCACAATTTACATATACTGGATAGTCAGTCACTTTTAAATTCAAGTTTGAATTGATTTAATTTGACTGTATCTATACAGGTCATCCTATtgtgataaaaaatattttattttctgtcACAAGACTGCAATAAACCACGTTACAAAACATCTAATACAACTATAGATATTAAGCGTGGACACACACATCCTCTGGAGGGTATTATAACATTTCAAACTTAGCCAGTTCAGATATATTAATTTCACCAAACCAAAAACAACTTTGTTtaaccatacagtatgaatagtGATCTGAGAGAAGTACTGACTTACCAAATCTTGATGCTGACTGCTGGACACACCTGTAAGCTCAGCATTTATACCCTGGTTATCGGGGAGTGGGGGAAACGGGACACATTGTGCAATATTCCCAGGGACAATACCTTAGCCTGGGTCCCAGTATGTTTAGCTCTCATACCACTCCTTGACACTCCTTGTCATGATAAACTGTTTGGCAATGACCCTGAGTAAAGGACTGAAACGTCAGCCCAACCTGACTGGATTTCAGGCTAACAATGGGTCTGGAAGAGATTCAATGGCAACTATCAACGTTCATACGTAAGGAATGCAACAATCGCCTGATAACCATGGAAACCTGGGCTGTGATTAAGCTAAAGTCTATATGCTCTGTTGGGTGGCATGTCGAATAAATTGGATGTTTTCAAACGAATTAAGCAAACTTAAAAGAAATCTCTAAAACCTTAAATCAACAGGACAGGTGTGGTGGCTGATGGGAGGCATTAGGTCAACACCATATGATTTATGAGGTGATTAATGTCTGACAATAACCCAGAGAACAACTTCTTACCCCCAAGACATgcgaacctctcaccattacaataacagtggTGAGAGTATGAAATGTATGCCTTTAACTTTCTTACTCATTATTAACAATTCATTTAGGATTATCTGtaaccatggtagcatccacattaatgtagaagtgtttagaaacatattctattcttatttacattaaaagtgactccaaaataacacaatacattatttaacatacatttctattgggcacaaaataatctgaaacacaacaagA of Salvelinus namaycush isolate Seneca unplaced genomic scaffold, SaNama_1.0 Scaffold698, whole genome shotgun sequence contains these proteins:
- the LOC120042476 gene encoding pancreatic secretory granule membrane major glycoprotein GP2-like gives rise to the protein MILVALLVPLLVLSSAGHTSGTIVTSCEACHEQAVCRTSPMAGDITCTCKKSFSGDGLICLPGHTADDHHHAPRRVRRSYPTSNTNLAHVRFTCGFNECADGEDCITVDGIQQCANPCKIYTVLNDAWRSTNNVVGNKHCDRNVHWDGYYRMYIGNQSVSMPDKCVDSFKCGTQAPLWLAFPPPQQVDEIVQSAVCASFNEDCCWVQSQPIHVKACPGNYFVYKLVMPPGCYFAYCAYEPVLLHPAVVCGRSLVQVGLNRTNLEAAGLDATTANLADPRCNAHEERGGMVWYQVERTEGTCGNTLETNGTDAIFSNSLFIYHIHNVSFSRPVSVPFSCAYPLESETSLDVAIKPYLSLKDVQVGKGSKVGSNMTLYHSDNFTKAYPAGRVTLPVGSVLHVGVSVEESETERFVVVLEDCYATQSPDPEDIMRYYIIQNKCPTEFRQVRVEESSSSLRARFSALLFLYQGDYRDVFLHCRLSLCDQRSSSCTPVCTKRKYRSVTPSVPLEPLTIGPITWSQNED